One Rosa chinensis cultivar Old Blush chromosome 5, RchiOBHm-V2, whole genome shotgun sequence genomic region harbors:
- the LOC112164308 gene encoding uncharacterized protein LOC112164308, which yields MVKQKGGGAHPPGSGELTNVEFDLQVHKDETTARINALQETLSGYQDSLSSFRTEMLEELRSLRERPSHPTPDPDPDLQTLKFGSLPPNSGSPAMMARLESASSTRGVSSATHIVAASGSISQPQHSLSRSLAHNEVILGFASEFENERAPATTSMNSSNASGIVTSSIHSANVTRGEPSLSKSQPQEQHNQTHYYQHTGFGTQPFNAFGGPYFGHGGGQMGPEPFTMSYSGPYSHSPVNFPNIPPQTTLPFAVPYYQGIQNSTPVNSQAYFFPAHAQPTFATTTTHTPLFNNASTPQQNFVPLQQYPMYPQFQHVQHQHYPVNDPNLPTMKQMKLEFSVFSGGDPVEWLNKVDQYFDFYQIPEDRKLALATMHLSDRAADRWYMFKTEFPNTWMGLSDLLMREFSGHNVVDYQAALARMSQVGSVEQYMDQFTKLSRRAPGFSQQVLLSCFIGGLKDTIRADVKAQKPRTLYEACELAKVYEERELNLRSHSRGMFVHKASQATPRLGNMHTGPVGQLRNHPPAAQNRPPPPPVAANPAGGHRRLTQAEYQERRARNQCFFCDEIFRPGHNCRRGQAMMIMEVMQEEVVVQDPNNLNEGEVVQPPLVEDNDDQEQELQLQMLGDPNNSTMQLKGLCLKKKVHVLVDSGASHNFIHPTLLKNIPAVVKHIKPLRVRLASGDILQTRRQVTIQIQLQGYSCKADYYVLPISGCEVILGAAWLKTLGDIVWNFELMRMKFNSDGKQHVLQGETNTQASVVSCKSMTRLLRKEREAVLVQLQAIHQDNHKQSVQPEIQDLVHKYSEVFENPTHLPPARWHDHKIELFPNTAAINVRPYRYPHSQKEEIEKIINELLDNGIIRPSVSPFSSPVLLVKKKDGTWRLCVDYRALNAATVKDKYPIPVVDELLDEVHGATIFTKLDLRSGYHQIRMDERDIGKTAFRTHSGHYEFLVMPFGMTNAPSTFQSVMNEVLRDFLRKFALVFFDDILVYSQTLEDHLKHLELVFERLQQHSLKVKESKCSFGVPKVEYLGHVISAAGVAVDPTKIECIQQWPQPKTLKELRGFLGLAGYYRKYVKSFGIIAKPLTDMLKKDGFHWTEPAIVAFEKLKQALISTPVLATPDFSKEFVIECDASDLGIGAVLSQDGHPIAYMSKALAQRHLALSVYDKEMLAVVAAVQHWRPYILGHHFKILTDHRTIEHFLNQKITTPAQQKWLLKLLGYDYSIQYKAGKNNAAPDALSRGASLALLSGMSKPIHDYVAEIQKSCEADPEVQNIVLALQQDPTSKKNFSLNHSQLFYKTRMFVPSTDGWRSKIIAEFHEGLLGGHAGRSRTHKRILRSFAWPGIHQDIKRFVSACEVCQRNHYEAIKPPGLLQPLSIPDKAWSSISMDFIDALPKSEGKTAIWVVVDKLTKYAHFIPLSHPYTAASLAKVFVQEVFKLHGMPDNIISDRDPIFLSTFWESFFKLQGTKLSKSSAYHPQSDGQTENLNRTLEQYLRCVTGEKPNQWVQALPWAEWWYNTSHHSAIEMTPFEALYGYPPPAISPYLPGSTAVAHVDQQLRDRDELLQLLKKNLKKAQARMKGFYDKKHSERTFESGDYVYLKLQPYKQHSLQKNSFHKLSARYYGPFQIIEKIGPVAYKLQLPPTAKIHNVFHVSLLKKKLGNAVQVATQLPHICDPTNIKWEPAAVLETRMVKRRGSAATQWLIHWAESLPEDATWEYADDIMHRFPRFDSDA from the coding sequence ATGGTGAAACAAAAGGGAGGTGGAGCTCATCCACCAGGTTCGGGTGAACTCACCAACGTGGAATTCGATTTGCAGGTCCATAAGGATGAAACTACTGCTAGGATTAATGCCCTGCAAGAGACTTTAAGTGGATACCAagactctctctcttcatttcgAACTGAAATGTTGGAGGAGCTGAGATCTTTGAGGGAGCGACCTAGCCACCCCACTCCAGACCCAGATCCAGATCTACAAACGCTTAAGTTTGGTTCCCTTCCGCCAAACTCGGGCTCACCAGCTATGATGGCTAGACTAGAGTCTGCCTCCTCCACTAGAGGTGTCTCCTCGGCTACACACATAGTGGCTGCAAGTGGTAGTATTTCTCAACCCCAGCATAGCCTGTCTCGAAGTTTAGCTCACAATGAAGTGATTCTTGGTTTTGCTAGTGAGTTTGAAAATGAAAGGGCACCAGCAACCACTAGCATGAATAGCAGTAATGCTTCAGGGATAGTAACATCATCTATCCACAGTGCTAACGTCACTCGAGGTGAACCTAGCTTGAGTAAATCTCAACCCCAGGAGCAGCACAATCAGACTCATTATTATCAGCATACTGGTTTTGGAACACAACCCTTTAACGCCTTTGGAGGTCCTTACTTCGGACATGGAGGTGGTCAGATGGGACCAGAACCCTTCACTATGAGTTACTCAGGACCCTATTCCCACTCTCCCGTTAACTTCCCCAACATACCACCTCAGACAACTCTACCTTTCGCTGTTCCTTACTATCAAGGTATTCAAAACTCCACACCAGTAAACTCTCAAGCATATTTTTTCCCAGCTCATGCTCAACCTACGTTTGCTACTACCACTACACACACTCCACTATTCAATAATGCCTCAACGCCCCAACAGAACTTTGTGCCCTTACAACAATACCCTATGTACCCTCAGTTTCAACATGTGCAACATCAACATTATCCGGTCAATGACCCTAATTTGCCAACTATGAAGCAAATGAAGCTGGAATTTAGTGTGTTTAGTGGTGGAGATCCAGTTGAATGGCTCAACAAGGTAGAtcaatattttgatttttatcaAATCCCAGAGGACAGGAAATTAGCTCTAGCCACCATGCACTTATCTGATAGGGCTGCAGATAGATGGTACATGTTCAAAACTGAGTTCCCAAACACTTGGATGGGACTATCTGACCTTCTCATGAGGGAGTTTAGTGGGCATAATGTGGTGGATTATCAAGCAGCCTTAGCTAGGATGTCTCAAGTGGGATCTGTGGAACAATATATGGACCAGTTTACAAAATTATCCAGAAGGGCCCCCGGATTTTCTCAACAGGTGCTTCTCTCTTGTTTCATAGGGGGATTGAAGGATACCATCAGGGCGGATGTTAAAGCTCAAAAGCCTAGGACTTTGTACGAGGCTTGTGAGCTAGCCAAGGTATATGAGGAAAGAGAACTGAATCTTAGAAGCCACTCTAGAGGAATGTTTGTGCACAAAGCTTCTCAGGCCACTCCTAGACTAGGGAACATGCATACTGGACCAGTTGGTCAATTAAGAAATCATCCTCCTGCAGCACAAAATAGACCCCCACCTCCTCCAGTTGCAGCCAACCCAGCTGGAGGGCACAGGAGGTTAACTCAAGCAGAATATCAGGAAAGAAGAGCCAGAAACCAATGTTTCTTTTGTGATGAAATCTTTAGGCCTGGTCACAATTGTAGGAGGGGTCAGGCTATGATGATCATGGAGGTTATGCAGGAAGAAGTGGTTGTACAAGACCCTAATAATCTTAATGAGGGTGAAGTGGTTCAACCACCCCTAGTGGAAGACAATGATGACCAAGAGCAGGAATTGCAATTACAAATGCTGGGGGACCCTAACAACAGCACTATGCAACTAAAGGGGTTATGTCTTAAGAAGAAGGTGCACGTACTAGTGGATTCTGGTGCCTCACATAATTTCATACATCCCACTTTGCTAAAAAACATCCCTGCTGTTGTTAAGCACATCAAACCACTTAGGGTCAGATTAGCAAGTGGGGACATATTGCAAACTAGGAGACAGGTTACTATACAAATACAGCTACAAGGCTACAGTTGTAAAGCAGACTATTATGTGCTCCCTATATCAGGGTGTGAGGTGATTTTAGGAGCTGCGTGGCTAAAAACTCTTGGGGATATAGTATGGAATTTTGAGCTCATGAGGATGAAATTTAACAGTGATGGGAAGCAACATGTACTTCAAGGGGAGACCAATACACAAGCATCAGTAGTGAGCTGTAAATCAATGACTAGACTgctaagaaaagaaagagaagcagtATTGGTTCAACTCCAAGCTATTCACCAAGACAATCACAAACAGAGTGTGCAGCCAGAAATTCAGGATCTCGTTCACAAGTATTCTGAAGTGTTTGAAAATCCTACTCATCTTCCTCCTGCTAGATGGCATGACCACAAAATTGAATTATTTCCAAACACTGCTGCTATCAATGTCAGGCCATACAGGTACCCTCACTCTCAGAAGGAAGAGATAGagaaaatcatcaatgaattgCTAGACAATGGAATCATAAGACCTAGTGTCAGTCCTTTCTCTTCTCCTGTATTATTGGTTAAGAAAAAAGATGGCACATGGAGattatgtgtggattatagAGCTTTGAATGCTGCAACTGTGAAAGATAAATACCCCATTCCTGTAGTAGATGAGTTGTTGGATGAAGTACATGGAGCAACTATATTCACCAAGTTGGACTTAAGGTCAGGGTACCATCAAATAAGAATGGATGAGAGAGACATTGGTAAAACAGCTTTCAGGACTCACTCTGGACATTATGAGTTTCTAGTGATGCCATTTGGTATGACCAATGCCCCATCCACCTTCCAATCAGTCATGAATGAAGTGTTAAGAGACTTCCTCAGAAAGTTTGCTTTAGTCTTCTTTGATGACATATTAGTCTACAGCCAAACCTTGGAGGACCATTTGAAGCATTTAGAGTTGGTTTTTGAAAGATTACAACAACACTCATTGAAGGTCAAAGAAAGTAAGTGCAGTTTTGGGGTCCCAAAAGTTGAATACCTGGGACATGTGATCAGTGCAGCAGGGGTAGCAGTGGATCCCACCAAAATTGAGTGCATCCAACAATGGCCACAACCAAAGACCTTGAAGGAATTAAGGGGGTTCCTTGGACTAGCAGGTTATTACAGAAAGTATGTCAAGAGTTTTGGGATTATTGCTAAACCCTTGACTGATATGCTAAAAAAAGATGGGTTTCATTGGACTGAACCAGCTATAGTTGCTTTTGAAAAATTAAAGCAAGCCCTCATCAGTACACCCGTCCTTGCAACTCCAGATTTCTCAAAAGAATTTGTAATTGAATGTGATGCCTCAGATTTGGGAATTGGTGCTGTGTTGTCACAAGATGGCCATCCCATTGCATATATGAGTAAGGCTCTAGCTCAAAGGCATTTGGCACTTTCAGTTTATGACAAAGAGATGTTAGCTGTGGTAGCTGCTGTTCAACATTGGAGACCCTACATTCTAGGgcatcatttcaaaattctcACAGATCACAGGACCATTGAACATTTTTTGAATCAAAAGATCACTACACCAGCTCAGCAGAAATGGCTTTTGAAGCTGTTAGGCTATGATTATAGCATACAATACAAGGCAGGGAAGAATAATGCAGCCCCGGATGCCCTTTCTAGGGGAGCTAGTCTAGCTTTACTGTCGGGAATGTCCAAACCGATTCATGACTATGTGGCTGAGATACAAAAATCTTGTGAAGCAGATCCTGAAGTCCAGAACATTGTGCTAGCACTGCAACAAGATCCTACgagtaaaaaaaatttctctttgaACCACTCTCAACTATTTTACAAGACTAGAATGTTTGTGCCTTCAACTGATGGGTGGAGGAGCAAAATAATAGCTGAGTTCCATGAAGGGTTGCTGGGAGGTCATGCAGGAAGGTCTAGGACACATAAGAGAATACTAAGGAGTTTTGCTTGGCCGGGTATACACCAAGATATCAAAAGGTTTGTATCTGCTTGTGAAGTTTGCCAAAGAAACCATTATGAGGCAATCAAACCCCCTGGACTATTACAACCTCTTTCCATCCCTGACAAGGCTTGGAGCAGCATATCCATGGATTTTATTGATGCCCTGCCAAAATCTGAAGGTAAAACTGCTATTTGGGTAGTTGTTGATAAACTAACCAAGTATGCTCATTTTATTCCACTATCTCATCCTTATACTGCAGCATCATTAGCCAAAGTCTTTGTACAGGAAGTAtttaaattacatggcatgcctGATAATATCATATCTGATAGAGATCCTATATTCTTGAGCACGTTTTGGGAGTCTTTCTTTAAGTTGCAGGGCACCAAGCTAAGCAAATCATCTGCCTACCATCCTCAGTCTGATGGTCAAACAGAGAATTTAAACAGAACTCTGGAGCAATATTTAAGATGTGTGACTGGTGAGAAACCGAATCAATGGGTCCAAGCTCTCCCATGGGCAGAATGGTGGTACAATACTTCACATCATTCTGCCATTGAAATGACCCCCTTTGAGGCACTTTATGGATACCCTCCTCCAGCTATCAGCCCCTATCTACCAGGATCCACAGCTGTGGCACATGTGGACCAACAGCTAAGGGATAGAGATGAACTGTTACAACTACTCAAGAAAAACTTGAAGAAGGCTCAAGCCAGGATGAAGGGGTTTTATGATAAAAAGCATTCAGAAAGGACATTTGAGAGTGGGGACTATGTCTATCTCAAACTACAGCCCTACAAGCAACACTCTTTGCAGAAGAACTCTTTTCACAAACTTTCAGCAAGGTATTATGGCCCCTTTCAAATCATTGAAAAGATAGGCCCCGTAGCTTATAAGTTGCAATTACCTCCCACTGCTAAAATACACAATGTTTTTCACGTTTCTTTGCTAAAAAAGAAGTTGGGAAATGCTGTGCAAGTTGCAACTCAATTACCACACATCTGTGACCCTACCAACATCAAATGGGAACCAGCTGCGGTTTTGGAAACCAGAATGGTTAAAAGGAGAGGTTCTGCAGCTACACAATGGTTAATTCATTGGGCTGAGTCTTTACCTGAAGATGCCACATGGGAATACGCGGATGACATTATGCACAGGTTCCCTCGTTTTGATTCAGATGCCTGA